One genomic region from Balaenoptera acutorostrata chromosome 1, mBalAcu1.1, whole genome shotgun sequence encodes:
- the PRDM2 gene encoding PR domain zinc finger protein 2 isoform X5 has translation MRDSVEGPRDADEKPSASAAEQTAALQEVVSQDVPPELALPPPAQDPQAGPAAELEAARREANDMEEEEEEEEEGEEEEEEEEELDEEEEEAADVPDESSAKEPEIRCDEKPEDLLEEPKTVPKDTLEDSPEVAPAIRIPKAKEEANGDVFETFLFPCQHCERKFTTKQGLERHMHIHISTVNHAFKCKYCGKAFGTQINRRRHERRHEAGLKRKPSLTLRPPEAPADGQAPGDAAPAKDDAQPPALGQDSLTLNSEKASQDTVNSSVAEENGEVKELHPCQYCKKVFGTHTNMRRHQRRVHERHLIPKGVRRKGGLLEEQQPPAEQAAPAQSVYVPSTEPEEEGEADDVYIMDISSNISENLNYYIDGKIQTSCSTSNCDVIEMESSSADLYGINCLLAPVTVEITQNIKTTQVPVTDDLPKEPSSSTHSEPKKRRTASPPVLPRIKAETESEPVAPSCSLSLPLSISTTEAVSFHKEKNVYLSSKLKQLLQTQDKLTPPAGISATEIPKLGPVCVSTPASMLPVTSSRFKRRTSSPPSSPQHSPALRDFGKPGDGKAMWTEAVLSSKKPKLESHSNSPAWSLSGRDERETGSPPGFDEYKVSKEWAASSTFSNVCNQQPLDLSSGVKQKAEGTGKAPVQWESVLDLSVHKKPSSDSEGKEFKENHLVQPACSAVKKKKPTTCMLQKVLLNEYNGVDLPVENAPDVTRSPSPCKPLGPQPDPDLGPDSSLSAPPGESSPSSPALQTSSLSSGQLPPLLTPTNPSSPQPCPPVLTVATPPPPLLPTVPLPAPASGASPHPCPSPLSNATAQSPLPVLSPTVSPSPSPIPSVEPLMSAASPGPPTLSSSSSSSSSPSFSSSSSSSSPSPPPLSAVSSVVSSGDNLEACLPMISFKQEELENEGLKAREESQSATARDIVQETFNKNFVCNVCESPFLSIKDLTKHLSIHAEEWPFKCEFCVQLFKAKTDLSEHRFLLHGVGNIFVCSVCKKEFAFLCNLQQHQRDLHPDKVCTHHEFESGTLRPQNFTDPSKAHVEHMQSLPEDPLETSKEEEELNDSSEELYTTIKIMASGIKTKDPDVRLGLNQHYPSFKPPPFQYHHRNPLGIGVTATNFTTHNIPQTFTTAIRCTKCGKGVDNMPELHRHILACASASDKKRYTPKKNPVPLKQTVQPRNGVVVLDNSGKNAFRRMGQPKRLNFSVELSKMSSNKLKLNALKKKNQLVQKAILQKNKSAKQKADLKNAPESSSHICPYCNREFTYIGSLNKHAAFSCPKKPLSPSKKKVSHSSKKGGHPSPAGSDKTNSSGHRRRTADAEIKMQSMQAPLGKTRARSSGPAQVPPPSSSFRSKQNVKFAASVKSKKPSSSLRNSSPIRMAKMTHSESKKPKAAAKNHAAQLSGKTCRSLHVRAQKSRAVLQSKSASASRKRTDRFNVKSRERSGGPITRSLQLAAAADPSENRREDGSGKQELKDFSYSLRLASRCPPPAAPYITRQCRNVKATAAAQLQGSLFKE, from the exons ATGAGAGATTCTGTGGAAG GCCCCAGAGACGCAGACGAGAAGCCTTCCGCGTCCGCCGCCGAGCAGACGGCCGCCCTTCAGGAGGTGGTGAGTCAGGATGTGCCTCCCGAGCTCGCCCTCCCGCCCCCTGCCCAGGACCCCCAGGCGGGACCAGCCGCGGAGCTGGAAGCAGCACGTCGTGAGGCGAACGacatggaggaggaagaggaggaggaggaggagggggaggaggaggaggaggaggaggaggagctggacgaagaggaggaggaagcagctgACGTGCCAGATGAAAGCTCCGCGAAAGAGCCGGAGATACGATGCGACGAGAAGCCAGAGGATTTATTAGAAGAACCAAAAACTGTTCCGAAGGACACTCTTGAAGACTCTCCAGAGGTAGCACCTGCTATCAGAATTCCCAAAGCTAAAGAAGAGGCCAATGGTGACGTGTTTGAAACGTTTCTGTTTCCGTGTCAGCATTGCGAGAGGAAGTTCACGACCAAACAGGGGCTGGAACGGCACATGCACATCCACATATCCACGGTAAACCACGCCTTCAAGTGCAAGTACTGCGGGAAGGCGTTCGGCACGCAGATCAACAGGCGGCGGCACGAGCGGCGGCACGAGGCGGGGCTGAAGCGGAAGCCCAGCCTGACGCTCCGGCCGCCGGAGGCCCCAGCCGATGGCCAGGCGCCCGGGGACGCCGCTCCTGCGAAGGATGACGCGCAGCCCCCCGCTCTTGGGCAAGACTCCCTGACCTTGAATTCAGAGAAGGCTTCCCAAGACACAGTGAATTCTTCTGTTGCAGAAGAGAACGGAGAAGTGAAAGAGCTTCATCCGTGCCAATACTGTAAAAAGGTTTTTGGAACTCACACTAACATGAGGCGGCATCAGCGCAGGGTTCACGAGCGTCACCTGATTCCCAAAGGTGTGCGGCGGAAAGGGGGCCTCCTCGAAGAGCAGCAGCCCCCAGCAGAGCAGGCCGCGCCTGCCCAGAGTGTCTACGTACCCAGCACAGagccagaggaggagggggaggcagacGACGTGTACATCATGGACATTTCTAGCAATATCTCTGAAAATTTAAATTACTATATTGATGGGAAAATTCAGACCAGCTGCAGCACCAGTAACTGTGACGTTATTGAGATGGAATCCAGTTCGGCAGACTTGTATGGTATCAACTGTCTGCTCGCTCCGGTTacagtggaaataactcaaaatatAAAGACCACACAGGTCCCTGTAACAGATGATCTTCCTAAAGAGCCTTCCAGCAGCACACACAGCGAGCCCAAGAAACGGAGGACTGCCAGTCCTCCTGTGTTGCCCAGAATTAAAGCTGAGACTGAGTCTGAGCCCGTAGCGCCTTCGTGTTCCTTGAGTCTGCCTCTCAGCATATCAACCACGGAGGCCGTATCGttccacaaagagaaaaatgtgtatttgtcATCAAAGCTCAAACAACTTCTTCAAACCCAGGATAAACTGACTCCTCCTGCAGGGATTTCAGCCACTGAAATACCTAAATTAGGTCCCGTCTGTGTGTCCACTCCTGCGTCGATGCTGCCTGTGACCTCGAGCAGGTTTAAGAGGCGGACCAGCTCTCCCCCCAGCTCTCCACAACACAGTCCTGCCCTTCGAGACTTCGGAAAGCCAGGCGATGGGAAAGCCATGTGGACTGAGGCAGTTCTAAGTTCCAAAAAGCCCAAATTAGAAAGTCATAGCAACTCACCAGCATGGAGTTTGTCTgggagagatgagagagaaactGGGAGCCCTCCAGGCTTTGATGAATATAAAGTATCTAAAGAGTGGGCAGCTAGTTCTACTTTTAGCAATGTATGCAACCAACAGCCACTGGATTTATCCAGTGGGGTAAAACAGAAGGCTGAGGGTACGGGCAAGGCTCCAGTCCAGTGGGAATCTGTGTTAGATCTCAGTGTGCATAAAAAGCCTAGTAGTGACTCTGAAGGCAAGGAATTCAAAGAAAATCATTTGGTGCAGCCAGCCTGCAGtgctgtaaagaaaaagaaaccaaccaCCTGCATGCTACAGAAGGTCCTTCTCAATGAATACAATGGCGTCGACTTACCTGTAGAAAATGCTCCAGATGTGACCAGGAGCCCCAGTCCTTGTAAACCCCTAGGTCCTCAGCCGGACCCTGACCTTGGTCCCGACTCTAGCTTATCTGCCCCTCCTGGCGAGTCTTCTCCTTCGTCACCTGCCCTGCAGACATCTTCCCTTTCTTCCGGGCAGCTGCCGCCTCTCTTGACCCCAACCAATCCCTCTTCCCCCCAACCCTGTCCTCCTGTGTTAACTGttgccaccccaccccctccactgcTTCCTACTGTACCTCTTCCAGCCCCCGCTTCCGGGGCATCCCCTCATCCGTGTCCCTCTCCACTCTCGAATGCCACCGCACAGTCCCCACTTCCAGTTCTTTCCCCAACGGTGTCTCCCTCGCCATCTCCCATTCCTTCCGTGGAGCCCCTTATGTCTGCTGCTTCACCGGGGCCTCCGACACTCTCTTCATCATCCTCCTCATCTTCTTCGCCTTCATTCtcttcttcatcctcctcctcttctccttcgcCACCTCCTCTCTCAGCAGTATCGTCTGTGGTTTCCTCGGGGGATAATCTGGAAGCCTGTCTCCCCATGATATCTTTTAAACAGGAGGAATTAGAGAATGAAGGTCTGAAAGCGAGGGAAGAATCCCAGTCTGCCACTGCGCGGGATATCGTTCAGGAgacattcaacaaaaattttgtCTGCAACGTCTGTGAATCACCTTTTCTTTCCATTAAAGATCTAACCAaacatttatccattcatgccGAGGAATGGCCCTTCAAATGTGAATTTTGTGTGCAGCTCTTTAAGGCTAAAACTGATTTGTCAGAACATCGCTTTTTGCTTCATGGAGTTGGGAATATCTTTGTGTGTTCGGTTTGTAAAAAAGAATTTGCGTTTTTGTGCAATCTGCAGCAGCACCAGCGAGATCTCCACCCCGATAAAGTGTGCACACACCATGAGTTTGAAAGTGGCACCCTGAGACCCCAGAACTTTACGGATCCCAGCAAGGCCCACGTAGAGCATATGCAGAGTTTGCCAGAAGATCCTTTAGAAACGTCTAAAGAAGAAGAGGAGCTGAACGATTCCTCAGAAGAGCTTTACACGACCATAAAAATAATGGCTTCTGGAATAAAGACGAAAGATCCAGATGTTCGATTGGGTCTCAATCAACATTACCCAAGCTTTAAACCTCCTCCATTTCAGTACCATCACCGCAACCCCCTGGGCATTGGTGTGACGGCCACGAATTTCACTACACACAATATCCCACAGACGTTTACTACCGCCATTCGCTGCACCAAGTGTGGGAAAGGTGTGGACAACATGCCTGAGCTGCACAGACACATCCTGGCGTGTGCTTCCGCTAGTGACAAGAAGAGGTATACCCCGAAGAAAAATCCAGTCCCACTGAAACAGACTGTGCAGCCCAGAAACGGTGTGGTGGTTTTGGACAACTCTGGGAAGAATGCCTTCAGACGCATGGGACAGCCCAAAAGACTGAACTTCAGCGTTGAGCTCAGCAAAATGTCCTCCAATAAGCTCAAGTTAAATGcgttgaagaaaaaaaaccagcTTGTCCAGAAAGCCATCCTTCAAAAAAACaaatctgcaaagcagaaagccGACCTAAAAAACGCTCCTGAGTCGTCCTCGCACATCTGCCCGTACTGCAACAGGGAGTTCACGTACATCGGGAGCCTGAACAAGCACGCCGCTTTCAGCTGCCCCAAGAAACCTCTTTctccttccaaaaaaaaagtttcccattCATCCAAGAAAGGAGGACACCCGTCACCTGCAGGTAGTGACAAAACCAACAGCAGCGGCCACCGCAGACGGACAGCGGATGCAGAGATCAAAATGCAGAGCATGCAGGCGCCTTTGGGCAAGACCAGAGCTCGCAGCTCGGGCCCTGCACAGGTCCCACCGCCCTCCTCGTCCTTCAGGTCCAAGCAGAATGTTAAATTTGCAGCTTCGGTTAAGTCCAAAAAACCAAGCTCCTCCTTAAGGAACTCAAGCCCGATACGAATGGCCAAAATGACTCACAGCGAGAGCAAGAAACCCAAAGCTGCAGCCAAGAATCATGCAGCTCAGCTCTCGGGCAAGACGTGTCGGAGCCTGCACGTGAGGGCACAGAAAAGCAGAGCCGTCCTACAGAGCAAATCGGCCTCGGCCAGTAGGAAACGGACGGACAGGTTCAATGTAAAATCTAGAGAACGAAGTGGGGGGCCAATCACCCGAAGCCTGCAGCTGGCAGCTGCTGCCGACCCAAGTGAGAACAGGAGGGAGGACGGCAGTGGCAAGCAGGAGCTGAAGGACTTCAG